One genomic window of Oryctolagus cuniculus chromosome 11, mOryCun1.1, whole genome shotgun sequence includes the following:
- the LOC127487786 gene encoding solute carrier family 53 member 1-like isoform X3: MFPLWELLRTRSLRPLGVLPVHCLLCHQFLLYLIWDLKIDWGLFEKNAGENTSPGGNCVSPKSLLLLCIKEDVILRFAWTMQISITSTTVLPHSGDIIATVFAPFEVFW; the protein is encoded by the exons aaCGAGGTCACTCAGACCCCTTGGTGTCCTACCTGTGCATTGTCTTTTGTGTCATCAGTTCCTCCTCTACCTCATCTGGGATCTGAAGATAGACTGGGGTCTCTTTGAAAAGAATGCTGGAGAAAACACTTCTCCGGGAGGAAATTGTGTATCCCCAAAAA GCTTACTACTGCTGTGCATCAAAGAGGATGTGATACTACGCTTTGCCTGGACCATGCAAATCTCCATTACCTCCACGACTGTGTTGCCTCATTCTGGAGACATCATTGCCACTGTCTTTGCACCCTTTGAGGTTTTCTG
- the LOC138843210 gene encoding uncharacterized protein: MATHRSTAVVPQGSAPFLATLLTSLHQGLSPVHLLGPAEVSASWDTALTPGPTSARPQGRRTRPRLDSRARLTCWALELPMASGSAAQIPSRRLLSVGLEALGMGRNLEPRLPGTHNVVLVTQPVQLVRGHRADMFSCCLPTSQGPGRGQPQAADILQSYRHWVSPRPQQLWQFSQRETKNDSDIATPLEDTSGVGTMVASRLEGEPSPRAADSAPVEPAPAKMAAAKMGPGPILEPEEPATVETVPSPSPASSVGTQEAGKVEKLVSQLVPAQQRGDHFIVPAFLLIYHKFTTTQQVLHLLFQRYASFQPHCEEDDRTKDALCCLLGTWLDRYPEHFCQPQDLTCLHQLLAYVQLHMPFSDLALRAQRLLTQLEDPEPKEAEAEPKDLAPTTAAAPQPESAEPSLPRAVHLSAAEALEAPEGPAAEPSAAPYQEQDVGTVPSLTAASRVGTLDTGMVEKLVNQLVPAQQRGDPFFVPTFLNIYQRFATTQQVLHLLFQRYASFQPHCEEDDRTKDALCSFLGTWRDRYPEHFCQPQDLASLNQLLAYVQLQMPSSDLARRAQLLLMQLEDPEPQEAEAEAEPEAPAPGGDLEVPPAAAAALLGSDLVATPASAPQPEPPEACLSLATVPAVDSLEPPASPEAKPEPEHPQPWFTKRRWPWGCRCGQRTISNQDRPHRRSPSWVRTLLSCFPIRSSGPRSGPSHE; this comes from the exons ATGGCCACTCACCGCTCCACTGCTGTCGTCCCCCAGGGCTCCGCTCCcttcctggccactctgctcACCTCCCTTCACCAAGGCCTCAGTCCGGTCCATCTTCTGGGGCCTGCTGAGGTGTCAGCCAGCTGGGACACCGCGCTCACCCCAGGACCCACATCCGCGAGGCCCCAAGGCCGGAGGACCAGGCCGCGCTTGGACAGTAGAGCCCGCCTCacctgctgggccctggagctgccAATGGCCTCTGGCTCGGCTGCACAGATTCCCTCGCGTAGGCTCCTTAGTGTTGGTCTAGAAGCCCTGGGCATGGGCAGG AACCTGGAACCCCGGTTACCAGGCacccacaatgtggtgctggtGACCCAGCCAGTTCAGTTGGTCAGAGGCCATCGAGCAGATATGTTCTCGTGTTGTCTCCCAACATCCCAAGGCCCAGGCcggggccagccccaggctgcggATATTCTCCAGAGCTACAGACATTGGGTCAGCCCTCGCCCACAGCAGCTCTGGCAATTCTCTCAGAGGGAAACCAAG AATGACAGTGACATTGCCACACCCCTGGAGGACACCAGCGGAGTGGGGACCATGGTGGCAAGCAGGCTGGAGGGGGAGCCCTCGCCAAGAGCAGCTGATTCTGCTCCAGTGGAGCCGGCCCCAGCCAAGATGGCAGCAGCTAAGATGGGGCCAGGACCAATCCTGGAACCTGAGGAACCAGCAACAGTGGAAACTGTGCCATCCCCGTCACCTGCCAGCAGCGTGGGGACCCAGGAGGCAGGCAAGGTGGAGAAGCTGGTGAGTCAGCTGGTGCCTGCCCAGCAGAGAGGGGACCACTTCATCGTCCCTGCATTCCTGCTCATCTATCACAAGTTCACCACCACCCAGCAGGTGCTGCATCTGCTGTTCCAAAG GTATGCATCCTTTCAGCCTCACTGTGAAGAGGATGACCGCACTAAGGA TGCcctgtgctgcctcctgggaacCTGGCTGGACCGTTATCCCGAGCACTTCTGTCAGCCTCAGGACCTGACCTGTCTGCATCAGCTGCTGGCCTACGTCCAGCTCCATATGCCCTTCTCGGACCTGGCACTCCGAGCCCAAcggctcctgacccagctggaGGACCCCGAGCCCaaggaggctgaggctgagcccaAAG ATCTAGCGCCAACTACAGCAGCGGCACCCCAACCAGAGTCGGCTGAACCATCGCTGCCCCGGGCAGTCCACCTTTCAGCTGCAGAGGCGCTGGAGGCCCCTGAGGGGCCAGCAGCTGAACCAAGTGCAGCACCCTACCAGGAACAAGACGTGGGAACGGTGCCCTCCTTGACGGCTGCCAGCAGGGTCGGGACCCTGGACACAGGCATGGTGGAGAAGCTGGTGAATCAGCTGGTGCCTGCCCAGCAGAGAGGGGACCCCTTCTTCGTCCCCACATTCCTGAACATCTATCAAAGGTTCGCCACCACCCAACaggtgctgcacctgctgttccaAAG GTATGCATCCTTTCAGCCTCACTGCGAAGAGGACGACCGCACTAAGGA TGCCCTCTGCTCCTTCCTCGGTACCTGGCGGGACCGCTACCCGGAGCACTTCTGTCAGCCTCAGGACCTGGCCAGCCTGAATCAGCTGCTGGCCTACGTCCAGCTCCAGATGCCCAGCTCAGACCTGGCACGccgagcccagctgctcctgatGCAGCTGGAGGATCCAGAGCCCCaggaggctgaggctgaagcGGAGCCCGAGG ctccagcaccagGAGGAGACCTGGAGGTGCCTCCCGCagcggctgctgcacttctggggTCAGATTTGGTGGCAACCCCGGCGTCTGCTCCCCAGCCAGAGCCACCTGAAGCCTGTCTGTCCCTGGCAACTGTGCCAGCTGTGGATTCCCTGGAGCCCCCTGCATCTCCAGAAGCCAAACCAGAGCCAGAGCATCCCCAGCCCTGGTTCACGAagcggcgctggccctggggctgccgGTGTGGGCAGCGCACAATCTCCAATCAGGACCGTCCCCACCGTCGTTCACCCAGCTGGGTGCGCACCCTTCTAAGCTGTTTCCCCATCCGCTCATCAGGGCCCCGCTCTGGCCCCAGCCACGAGTGA